The sequence CTGTCTTCGCTGCAAAGATTCAGCAACCCTCTGCCCACAACTTTCATAATCGCCTTAGCCATCTAAGGCTGCTCTTCTTTTCAGGCTAAAAGTTTCAATTTAACTAAATAGCCCTCAATCTTTTTCAAACCAATTCAACTATTCACAGACGAGACTGTTTATGACTTCAAAGACTTCAAATTCTGCCAATAACGCCCTCAAAATTATTCCCCTGGGTGGTCTACACGAGATCGGCAAGAACACCTGCGTATTCGAGATCAACGATGAGATCATGCTGCTCGACGCGGGGCTGGCCTTTCCGACCGACGGTATGCACGGGGTCAATATCGTACTGCCCGATGTCACCTACCTGCGGGAAAATCGCCACAAAATCAAGGGCATGATTGTCACCCACGGCCACGAAGATCACATCGGCGGCATTGCCTTTCACCTGAAGCAGTTTGATATTCCGGTGATCTACGGCCCCCGTCTAGCCATGGCTCTGCTTGAGGGCAAGCTGGAGGAAGCTGGGGTGAGCGATCGCACTGAGTTGCGCCCAGTGCGCCCCCGTGAAACCGTGCGAGTAGGCAACTCATTCTTAGTCGAGTACATTCGCAACACCCACTCCATTGCCGACAGCTGCTCGGTAATTATTCACACCCCCGTGGGTATTGTGATTCACACAGGCGACTTCAAGTTTGACCACACCCCCGTCGACGGCGAAACCTTTGACGTGCAAAAACTGGCCGAGGCTGGTGAGAAGGGTGTGCTGTGTCTGGTGAGTGACTCCACCAACTCTGAAGTGCCCGGCCATACGCCGTCAGAGCGCTCGGTCTTTCCCAACCTAGACCGTGAGTTTGGCAAGGCCGACAAGCGTCTGATTGTCACCACCTTTTCGTCGTCGGTGCACCGGGTCAACATGATCTTGGAACTGGCCCAGAAGCACAACCGCAAGGTATTTGTGGTGGGGCGTTCTATGCTCAACGTGATCGCCCACGCCCGCGACCTAGGCTATATTAAGTGCCCTGAAAGCCTGTTCTTGCCCCTCAAGTCGCTCAGCCACACCGCCGATGAGAACGTGCTGATTCTCACTACGGGCTCCCAGGGTGAACCCCTAGCCGCCCTCACCCGGATTGCCGAAGACTCTCACCGTCAAATCAAGGTCAAGCCGGGCGACACCGTGGTGTTCTCTGCCAACCCCATTCCCGGCAACACCATTGCGGTAGTCAACACCATCGACAAGTTGATGATGCGCGGGGCCAAGGTGGTCTACGGCAAAGACAAAGGCATTCACGTCTCTGGCCACGGTGCCCAAGAAGACCAAAAGCTCATGCTGGCCCTCACCCGGCCCAAATACTTCCTGCCCGTGCACGGTGAGCACCGCATGCTAGTGAAGCACTCTGAAACCGCCCAG is a genomic window of Nodosilinea sp. E11 containing:
- a CDS encoding RNase J family beta-CASP ribonuclease yields the protein MTSKTSNSANNALKIIPLGGLHEIGKNTCVFEINDEIMLLDAGLAFPTDGMHGVNIVLPDVTYLRENRHKIKGMIVTHGHEDHIGGIAFHLKQFDIPVIYGPRLAMALLEGKLEEAGVSDRTELRPVRPRETVRVGNSFLVEYIRNTHSIADSCSVIIHTPVGIVIHTGDFKFDHTPVDGETFDVQKLAEAGEKGVLCLVSDSTNSEVPGHTPSERSVFPNLDREFGKADKRLIVTTFSSSVHRVNMILELAQKHNRKVFVVGRSMLNVIAHARDLGYIKCPESLFLPLKSLSHTADENVLILTTGSQGEPLAALTRIAEDSHRQIKVKPGDTVVFSANPIPGNTIAVVNTIDKLMMRGAKVVYGKDKGIHVSGHGAQEDQKLMLALTRPKYFLPVHGEHRMLVKHSETAQSMGVPAENMVIIDNGDIVEVNPSGIRKAGKVPSGIELVDASRVGVVGRDVLKERQQLAEDGVVTIAATVGNNGKLVADPTVQIRGVAQSISQERFQGQVKQIISQVLANKGAELVVSNGNGKASLDLDALKVALDQDLRRLVRRELDKRDPMLILLIQGAGVEGSVQAQPQAEPKPRAQAKPKTDSKPKAEPQPKTEPQLKAEPQPKADVEPQVAVAERRTRTRATAASAS